One Apteryx mantelli isolate bAptMan1 chromosome 17, bAptMan1.hap1, whole genome shotgun sequence genomic window, AAGTGAAGCGTGAGCATGGTACGCAGCTGAGATGAGCGATGCTGGCTGCTGGGAATCCTGCAGCCCGTACACACGGTACTTCCTATTTAGTGTTAGGACCTCTTTCTCATAAGGCAGCTAAAAAAGCTTACTAGGATTACTAGGACGATGCGACAGCGATGATGCACCACGGTACAGCCAGGAGCACATTTAAAGacctctcctgcctccctccacgTTCTGCTCCCTCTTTAACCCCGCTGCCGCTCTCTCCTGCAGGCCAGCCCAAGGCCTCCCCCACCGTGCACCTCTTCCCGCCTTCCTCCGACGAGATCACgacaaagagcaaagccaccCTGGTGTGTCTGCTGGGCGACTTCTACCCCGGCGCTGCGGATGTTGTCTGGAAGGTCGATGGCGCCGTCAAGTCCAGCGGTGTGGAGACCACCAGGCCCCAGAGGCAGCAGAGCAACAACAAGTACATGGCCAGCAGCTACCTGACGCTGTCTGCTGCCGACTGGAAGAGTCACGAGACCTACACCTGCGAGGTCACGCACGACGGCAAGAAAATCGAGAAGGTCCTCAAGAGATCCGAGTGCTCCTCCTAACCCACCGGGAGCTCCACCGTCCCCCGGCCTCGTCCCCTTCCGTGTCTCCGTACCCGTCCATCCccgtggctgctggtggcagcagctctcctccggcGCAGGTCCCCGCCGGCCCCCTGTGCCCGGCCcctctgccctgtccctctgCCCCACACTTGTCCCCACACCCTGCGTGTCATCCTAATAAACACAGACATTGAACTAGCGCTGGCTCTGCATCTGCGTCTCTGTCCTGCCTCCTTGGTCGAACACGGTGTTGGGATCCCAGCGCGAGCGTGGCCCCGAGGGGCCGAGCGCCGCCTGTGCGTGTCCCTGCCCGGGGCTCTGCTCCCGCGGCCCCTCTCAGCTCGTGGCCCCGAGGGGCTGTTGGGCCGGGCCGTCccgtccctctcctcctcctgcagcacagcccccGCCAGGCAGCGAAATTGTGGCCGGCCCCGGCAAAGCCCCCGGGGagcctctgcagaggaggcagggggGTTCCCGAGAGCCCAGGCAGCTCCCGAGCCGCCGCGTCCCTGTCCCTGATGGCTGGGCAGTCCCTGGCACGGCTGCCGGCACAGGGACACCCAGGCGAGCGTGACGGCAGTGGGGAGGGCTCGGCCCGTGCGCGAGTCTCTGGCTGCTTGGTCAGACATAAGCATCAGCGTGGGTAGGGCACGGGCTGGGGCACGCACCGCATCGAGGCAGCGAGCCAGGAGCAGGAGCCTCATCTCCAATGGGCAGGACACCTTATTGGCTGTGACCGCTGCCGATTTCTGTTAGAGCGGAAATAAAAATATCCTGCGACTGTGGCCTACTGCTGTGGAGGCACGGTGTCCCCTCACCCTCAGCAGGTGTCCCCGcggctgctccctgcagggctggggccagcactggccgatgGGGCCCTCCGTTTGCCCCAGCACAGAGTTCTGTCTCTGCCGGTGCTGAAATGCTGGGCACCAGTAAGGGAAATGCTCGTTTGCACTCAGCGGGATGCTCCAGTGCTCTGGCCCCACTATGAGCGAGCAGCTGAGCACAGACACAGCTCAGAGCCTGCGTGCCTGCAGGCATGAGTGTCGTGGGAGGCTCCTGCATTATCCATCACCTGCTGGACACTGGGCAGGAGGTGAGCCCCCTCCGGCTGTGCTGATGCTGCCATTGGTGCCCCCGGCAACTCTGGCGGTTGCACCCATCCCGATGCATACATTGGGGCACCTCCATCCCTCTGCGTCCGCTGAGGCACCTCCATCCTGATGCATCCATCCTGCTGTATCCGTTGGGGCACCTCCATCCTGCCACATCCACCAGGGCACCTCCGTTAGACACGTCCATACCACCACATCCATCGAGGCACCTCCATTCCACCACATCCATCTGACCACGTTCTTGGGAGCACAGGGTGCAAGCACTGCGCCGGCAGCTGGGGTGGAGGTTTTTGTACAGCCCTGTATCACTGTGTGGTGTTTTCGGCGCGGGGACCCAGTTGACCGTCCTGGGTAAGTCGCTCATCTCCTCACAATCTTTCCTTCCCCACCCCGAAAGTGGGACATTTCTGCGATTTTCGGTGATTTGGGGACTTTTTCTCGGACTCGGtggcgggctgggctctgccaccGGTGGGGGGACAGGCACTAAGCACGGCATTACGGACCTTGTCTCGTCTTGGAGGACTCGGAGGACTCTGGTGTGCTCCCCGGAGCATTTCAGGGTGGCGTTTTCTCAGTTATGGGGCCTTTAAATTTGCCCAGGACATGCACCTCAGCCCTGGCACTCGCAGCCTCTTTCAGAGACTTGGGCTTCGGATCCTCAGAGaggctcttttcttcttcctaaggAAATTAGTCCTTAACAAGGAGcaggtccttaagccttagacctgacgagcgagtccgtagtccttaacaaggaccaggtccttaagccttagacctgaggagcgagtccgtagtccttaacaaggaccaggtccttaagccttagacctgaggagcgagtccgtagtccttaacaaggaccaggtccttaagccttagacctgacgagcgagtccgtagtccttaacaAGGACCAGACATTTTCTCCCTCGGACTCCAAGCCAAGCTCCTCCAGGAAGGGCCGCGGCTCTCGCCAGAGCCCTGCTCAAGGACAGCCAGCGCTCTTTGGGCACGGGGGTGAAAGGCTCACCTCACTGCACAGTAAAATGACATGTCCCGCTCCTCTTGAACAAAACTCTTCAGGAGCAGcataaagagggtttttttttttttttccacgtaAGGCTGGTTGAAATGTAGCTTAGTCTGTGGAAAATGCTGATGACAATATCTTTGTCCTTTGACATTTGTGCTCTTTAAAAGAAAGTGGCACAAAAAAGTCTGAACCAAGTGATCGGGGAGGGCGTAAGAACAAGAACGTTTACTTTACCCATTTCTTCAGCGGGAAGCTCTTTATGGGAGCAGGTCCCACCCCAGTTTTCTGGTGTGTAGTTTTAGGTATTGTACAGGCAACCAAGCTACGTGAGAAAGGACAAACGTCCTTTTTCAGTCTGGCCTCTGGCCTTCTTTTAGTCGTGCATTTTCTGAGCTCTATGTGCCAGTGCCTCAAAGCAGAACTGGTAAGAAAAGAGGGTTGCTTTGGGTTGAAGTCTGGAGTTAAGAGAAAACAGCCACAGCACAGGAAAGAAATGGGTTTGTGTCAGGCAACCAGAGATCCAAAAGTGATTAGACCAAGTGTATAGGTTTGGTTGAAgacatacatgcacatatatacaccTGTAAATATACTTGTATATATGTAGACATAAAATGTAACGTGGAAAGCTATGCATATAGCAAATATAAATGACATGTTGTGCATATTATAGATAACACATATTACATAATGTAGAACGTGTTATAGGAATAATATACACGTGCATATGTATGcattatatatgtgcatatatgctGTGTATCTATTATCTATGTTATCTATGTTATTTCCAAGTGTGTTTTAATTGTAAACCACAAACTGTTAATCGTGGCGGAAGCAGGAGTTTCCCGGTGAAGGCAGCCAGGGGGTGCCTGGGGGGTCGCTCGCAGCCTCGGTGTTGCTGCCGGACCCGGCCAGGCCCCGGCACTGCCGAGAAGCCCTCTGACTCCCACGCTGGCATTTGGGGACAGCAGGGCTTTGGCCAATGCTCGTTGCTGCAGCAGCGATGATGCACCACGGTACAGCCAGGAGCACATTTTAAAGacctctcctgcctccctccacgTTCTGCTCCCTCTTTAACCCCGCTGCCGCTCTCTCCTGCAGGCCAGCCCAAGGCCTCCCCCACCGTGCACCTCTTCCCGCCTTCCTCCGACGAGATCACgacaaagagcaaagccaccCTGGTGTGTCTGCTGGGCGACTTCTACCCCGGCGCTGCGGATGTTGTCTGGAAGGTCGATGGCGCCGTCAGGTCCAGCGGTGTGGAGACCACCAGGCCCCAGAGGCAGCAGAGCAACAACAAGTACATGGCCAGCAGCTACCTGACGCTGTCTGCTGCCGACTGGAAGAGTCACGAGACCTACACCTGCGAGGTCACGCACGACGGCAAGAAAATCGAGAAGGTCCTCAAGAGATCCGAGTGCTCCTCCTAACCCACCGGGAGCTCCACCGTCCCCCGGCCTCGTCCCCTTCCGTGTCTCCGTACCCGTCCATCCccgtggctgctggtggcagcagctctcctccggcGCAGGTCCCCGCCGGCCGCCTGTGCCCGGCCcctctgccctgtccctctgCCCCACACTTGTCCCCACACCCTGCGTGTCATCCTAATAAACACAGACATTGAACTAGCGCTGGCTCTGCATCTGCGTCTCTGTCCTGCCTCCT contains:
- the LOC136993585 gene encoding immunoglobulin lambda-1 light chain-like gives rise to the protein MAWAPLLLAVLAHGTGSLVQAALTQQPASVSVSPGETARITCSGGSGSYYGWFQQKPGSAPVTVIYDNTKRPSNIPARFSGSKSGSTNTLTITGVQAEDEAVYYCGSANPVSLCGVFGAGTQLTVLGQPKASPTVHLFPPSSDEITTKSKATLVCLLGDFYPGAADVVWKVDGAVRSSGVETTRPQRQQSNNKYMASSYLTLSAADWKSHETYTCEVTHDGKKIEKVLKRSECSS